One window of the Ananas comosus cultivar F153 linkage group 21, ASM154086v1, whole genome shotgun sequence genome contains the following:
- the LOC109726794 gene encoding uncharacterized protein LOC109726794, whose amino-acid sequence MALTRFTKFHPPTFDGEVIDPWTVETWLAAMETLFEDIYTEERDKVNLATHCFDKRARVWWKRVKQDRSLDLPPIDWEEFRRLMFAEYLPDNDKRKMREDFRKLKQGNCMVREYEREFTHLLNCVPDVAKTERDRGDYFVRGLRPGVFRAVHAFKFHTFAEALDRALWVVHGKACTRGDREIYEKDRGRKRPSGSSGGQSNSRRPSKYPRSQSKGRGPHRCVVCGGNHRPGECK is encoded by the coding sequence ATGGCTCTCACAAGGTTCACGAAGTTCCACCCGCCCACATTCGACGGGGAAGTGATTGATCCTTGGACGGTGGAGACTTGGTTGGCCGCTATGGAAACCCTGTTCGAGGACATCTATACtgaggagcgggacaaggtgaaTCTGGCCACGCATTGCTTCGATAAGCGGGCCAGGGTATGGTGGAAGAGAGTGAAACAGGATCGATCTCTGGATCTTCCCCCGATTGATTGGGAGGAGTTTCGAAGATTGATGTTCGCGGAGTACCTTCCTGACAACGATAAAAGGAAGATGCGGGAAGACTTCAGAAAGCTTAAGCAAGGCAACTGCATGGTTcgggagtatgagcgggagttcacccatctccTGAACTGCGTTCCGGACGTAGCGAAGACGGAGCGAGACCGGGGGGATTACTTCGTGAGGGGACTCCGACCCGGAGTGTTTCGGgcggtgcatgccttcaagttccaCACTTTTGCGGAGGCTTTGGACCGTGCCTTGTGGGTAGTGCACGGGAAGGCTTGCACTCGTGGGGACCGCGAGATCTACGAAAAGGATAGAGGGAGGAAGCGGCCGAGtggtagttcggggggacaatcgaATTCCAGGAGGCCCTCGAAGTACCCACGATCGCAGTCTAAGGGCCGCGGACCGCACCGATGTGTTGTTTGTGGTGGAAATCATCGGCCTGGGGAATGCAAGTAG
- the LOC109726793 gene encoding uncharacterized protein LOC109726793 has translation MALVVQPTLLERIENLQFADPTLQKVQHNIDSGHVAYRLALPPKLAGVHNVFHVSNLRKYMHDPEHVLVYEPPELQEDMSYEEFPVEVLAREVRKLRNREIPYVKVRWSHHSDREATCELEEEMKVQHPHLFEV, from the exons ATGGCGCTTGTagttcaaccgaccttattggagaggatcgaGAATCTTCAATTTGCGGACCCGACTCTCCAGAAGGTGCAGCACAATATTGATAGTGGCCATG TGGCTTACCGACTTGCATTGCCGCCAAAGCTTGCTGGTGTGCAcaacgtattccacgtctccaatctccgcaagtacatgCATGACCCCGAGCATGTCTTGGTGTATGAGCCGCCGGAATTGCAAGAAGATATGAGTtacgaagagtttccggtggagGTTCTAGCTCGAGAGGTGCGCAAGCTGAGGAATCGCGAGATCCCTTATGTTAAGGTCCGGTGGAGCCATCATagtgatcgcgaagccacttgtGAGCTCGAGGAAGAGATGAAAGTGcagcatcctcacttgtttgaaGTTTGA